In one Alnus glutinosa chromosome 12, dhAlnGlut1.1, whole genome shotgun sequence genomic region, the following are encoded:
- the LOC133851988 gene encoding membrane-anchored ubiquitin-fold protein 3-like isoform X2, whose amino-acid sequence METVELKFRIYDGTDLGHSTYASSMTVATLKQKLVAEWPQDKIITPTSVNDVKIIHAGKVLEDDNTLADSLISIGDLPGGVITMHVVLQPPKAIDAIEEDGELMGAMNSCRCTIL is encoded by the exons ATGGAGACTGTCGAGCTTAAATTCCGAATTTACGATGGGACAGATCTGGGCCATAGTACATATGCATCATCAATGACGGTTGCGACTCTTAAGCAAAAGCTTGTTGCTGAGTGGCCTCAAG ACAAAATAATCACACCCACGTCGGTAAATGATGTAAAAATCATACACGCTGGTAAAGTTTTGGAGGATGACAATACACTTGCTGATTCCCTTATAAGCATTGGTGACCTTCCTGGTGGGGTTATTACCATGCATGTGGTACTACAGCCTCCCAAAGCTATTGATGCGATAG AAGAAGATGGGGAGCTTATGGGAGCAATGAACTCATGCAGATGTACCATTCTTTAA
- the LOC133851988 gene encoding membrane-anchored ubiquitin-fold protein 3-like isoform X1 encodes METVELKFRIYDGTDLGHSTYASSMTVATLKQKLVAEWPQDKIITPTSVNDVKIIHAGKVLEDDNTLADSLISIGDLPGGVITMHVVLQPPKAIDAIAEEDGELMGAMNSCRCTIL; translated from the exons ATGGAGACTGTCGAGCTTAAATTCCGAATTTACGATGGGACAGATCTGGGCCATAGTACATATGCATCATCAATGACGGTTGCGACTCTTAAGCAAAAGCTTGTTGCTGAGTGGCCTCAAG ACAAAATAATCACACCCACGTCGGTAAATGATGTAAAAATCATACACGCTGGTAAAGTTTTGGAGGATGACAATACACTTGCTGATTCCCTTATAAGCATTGGTGACCTTCCTGGTGGGGTTATTACCATGCATGTGGTACTACAGCCTCCCAAAGCTATTGATGCGATAG CAGAAGAAGATGGGGAGCTTATGGGAGCAATGAACTCATGCAGATGTACCATTCTTTAA
- the LOC133852507 gene encoding NAC domain-containing protein 101-like: MGIKLKPPEIETLLHNLYNKATGESDNGIPECNLYGEKEPWEIWEACNNGTGSGANQKELYVFTKVKKKTLNGSRLDRTVGTGAWKGEDTGIKIYGNESDEGTTTRLVGMRKRFRYESRTVHEGRWIMYEYSLDASTLIHAKFQNYVLCRIKKMDGISEKKRKLGQEENQEIIKVNDDESRDSEPQLHICNKSKTTTKLQREENNNNGGIPATVLTTTTTTTNPDDNTRLPINGDHYIIIDLSDSDDDKPNIIGTTPVEKQLDSPEPPTGEFPTIPGILDPNCAVDDDHTDWAKAFAKELTGGQAPVMEETKIDDQMIQMLPNDAYYLENCKLLYK, translated from the exons ATGGGCATAAAGCTCAAACCCCCAGAAATAGAAACACTCCTTCATAATCTTTACAACAAGGCAACCGGAGAATCAGACAATGGCATCCCTGAATGCAACTTATACGGTGAAAAAGAGCCTTGGGAGATATGGGAGGCATGCAACAATGGCACCGGCAGCGGTGCCAACCAAAAAGAACTTTATGTCTTCAcaaaggtgaagaagaagactctcaACGGCTCACGTCTGGACCGGACGGTCGGAACAGGTGCGTGGAAAGGGGAGGACACCGGCATCAAGATATACGGCAACGAGAGCGATGAGGGGACTACGACGAGGCTTGTTGGAATGAGAAAAAGGTTTCGGTATGAGAGTAGGACGGTGCATGAAGGGCGGTGGATCATGTACGAGTATAGCCTTGATGCCTCCACGCTCATCCATGCAAAA TTTCAAAATTATGTGCTTTGTCGAATTAAAAAGATGGATGGAATAtcagaaaagaagaggaaactTGGACAAGAAGAAAACCAAGAGATCATAAAAGTGAACGATGATGAAAGTAGGGATTCTGAACCTCAGCTGCATATTTGCAACAAATCAAAGACGACGACAAAGCTCCAAAgggaagaaaacaacaacaatggcGGCATACCAGCAACAGTACTGACgacgacaacaacaacaacaaatccTGATGATAATACTAGGTTGCCAATTAATGGAGatcattatataattattgACTTGTCTGACTCTGATGACGACAAACCCAATATTATCGGAACTACGCCGGTGGAGAAACAACTCGATTCACCGGAACCTCCCACTGGAGAATTTCCTACAATTCCAGGAATATTGGACCCAAATTGTGCTGTTGACGATGACCACACTGACTGGGCAAAAGCATTCGCTAAGGAGTTAACGGGAGGTCAAGCACCCGTTATGGAGGAGACAAAGATTGATGATCAGATGATTCAGATGTTGCCCAATGATGCCTATTATCTTGAGAATTgcaaattattatataaatga
- the LOC133852354 gene encoding E3 ubiquitin-protein ligase MIEL1-like isoform X1, which yields MEQQDSTARPLTKASDFGKLEHGCEHYRRRCKIRAPCCDQIFPCRHCHNEAMSSLINPKDCHGLVRQDVKQVVCLICNAEQQVAQVCSNCGVNMGEYYCDICKFYDDDTTKGQFHCEECGICRLGGRDKFFHCKKCGCCYSTSLYDNHSCVENSMKNFCPVCYEYLFDSIKGTRIMKCGHTMHMDCFHAMAEQNQYRCPICSKTVFDMSGVWRSLHEEIEAVAMPEVYQYEVSILCNDCNNTSKVRFHILGHKCTHCNSYNTRRISAPDNQ from the exons ATGGAACAACAAGACTCAACTGCGCGGCCTCTGACCAAAGCAAGTGATTTTGGGAAATTGGAACATgg GTGCGAGCATTATCGGAGACGATGCAAGATTCGGGCCCCATGCTGCGACCAGATCTTCCCCTGCCGCCACTGCCACAACGAGGCcatg AGCTCCCTGATCAACCCGAAAGACTGTCATGGGCTGGTCAGGCAAGATGTTAAGCAA GTCGTATGTTTGATTTGCAATGCCGAGCAGCAG GTTGCTCAGGTTTGTTCTAACTGTGGTGTCAACATGGGAGAATACTATTGTGACATTTGCAAATTCTATGATGATGAT ACCACGAAGGGCCAGTTTCATTGCGAAGAATGTGGCATTTGTAG acTTGGAGGTCGGGACAAATTCTTTCACTGTAAGAAGTGTG GATGTTGCTATTCAACGAGTCTTTATGATAATCACTCATGTGTGGAGAACTCCATGAAGAATTTCTGCCCTGTTTGTTATGAG TATCTTTTTGACTCGATTAAAGGCACCAGAATTATGAAATGTGGACACACGATGCACATGGACTGCTTTCATGCTATGGCAGAACAGAATCA GTATCGTTGTCCCATCTGCTCCAAGACAGTATTTGATATGTCGGGTGTCTGGAGATCGTTACATGAGGAG ATAGAAGCTGTTGCCATGCCCGAGGTGTACCAGTATGAG gtttcaATTCTCTGCAATGATTGCAACAATACAAGCAAAGTTCGCTTTCACATTTTAGGGCACAAGTGCACTCATTGCAATTCATACAACACTCGCAGGATTTCAGCACCAGATAATCAATGA
- the LOC133852354 gene encoding E3 ubiquitin-protein ligase MIEL1-like isoform X2 — protein sequence MEQQDSTARPLTKASDFGKLEHGCEHYRRRCKIRAPCCDQIFPCRHCHNEAMSSLINPKDCHGLVRQDVKQVVCLICNAEQQVAQVCSNCGVNMGEYYCDICKFYDDDTTKGQFHCEECGICRLGGRDKFFHCKKCGCCYSTSLYDNHSCVENSMKNFCPVCYEYLFDSIKGTRIMKCGHTMHMDCFHAMAEQNQYRCPICSKTVFDMSGVWRSLHEEKLLPCPRCTSMRFQFSAMIATIQAKFAFTF from the exons ATGGAACAACAAGACTCAACTGCGCGGCCTCTGACCAAAGCAAGTGATTTTGGGAAATTGGAACATgg GTGCGAGCATTATCGGAGACGATGCAAGATTCGGGCCCCATGCTGCGACCAGATCTTCCCCTGCCGCCACTGCCACAACGAGGCcatg AGCTCCCTGATCAACCCGAAAGACTGTCATGGGCTGGTCAGGCAAGATGTTAAGCAA GTCGTATGTTTGATTTGCAATGCCGAGCAGCAG GTTGCTCAGGTTTGTTCTAACTGTGGTGTCAACATGGGAGAATACTATTGTGACATTTGCAAATTCTATGATGATGAT ACCACGAAGGGCCAGTTTCATTGCGAAGAATGTGGCATTTGTAG acTTGGAGGTCGGGACAAATTCTTTCACTGTAAGAAGTGTG GATGTTGCTATTCAACGAGTCTTTATGATAATCACTCATGTGTGGAGAACTCCATGAAGAATTTCTGCCCTGTTTGTTATGAG TATCTTTTTGACTCGATTAAAGGCACCAGAATTATGAAATGTGGACACACGATGCACATGGACTGCTTTCATGCTATGGCAGAACAGAATCA GTATCGTTGTCCCATCTGCTCCAAGACAGTATTTGATATGTCGGGTGTCTGGAGATCGTTACATGAGGAG AAGCTGTTGCCATGCCCGAGGTGTACCAGTATGAG gtttcaATTCTCTGCAATGATTGCAACAATACAAGCAAAGTTCGCTTTCACATTTTAG